The Pseudomonadota bacterium region CGCCCCATCTACGTGTCGCCGGCGGCAATGTCTCGGTCGATACGGGCCCACAGCTCCGAGAGCTCATCCCCGTCGTAGCTTCTGTATTCGCCCCGATCGAGCGCTTCAAAGGCATCGACAGTCAGACGTTTTAGCGCCTTGAGCTTTGCTTTCTCAACGTGCTCCTCATGTGCAAGTAGCCGAAGTCCTGCCCGGACCACTTCGCTCGCGTTC contains the following coding sequences:
- a CDS encoding type II toxin-antitoxin system ParD family antitoxin, whose amino-acid sequence is MHFGTARHALSSRPVQAPSRIGIEVSLANYCQCSHGLGMPTRNVNLSEYYDRFVAKSVQSGRYQNASEVVRAGLRLLAHEEHVEKAKLKALKRLTVDAFEALDRGEYRSYDGDELSELWARIDRDIAAGDT